Proteins from a genomic interval of Caulobacter sp. SL161:
- a CDS encoding lysophospholipid acyltransferase family protein yields MIYLRSFLFQLVFWLWSASMAVFMLVTLPMPRAVNRACMATWSWGLRLLLRVLVNVKIEIRGQENIPHAAGLVAAKHQSMFDVFSQFSILPDACFVMKKELLMVPLFGWHGLKADMIVVDRDGHSAALKKLVRDAVGRMKESRQIVIFPEGTRGKVGEPGDYKPGIAALYRELNMPVTPLALNCGSHWNKSLLIQPGTIVFEYLPAIPAGLKRGEFMRELQTRIDTATKALEDAGL; encoded by the coding sequence TTGATCTATCTGCGTTCGTTCCTGTTCCAGTTGGTTTTCTGGCTGTGGTCGGCCAGCATGGCGGTCTTCATGCTCGTCACCCTGCCGATGCCGCGCGCGGTGAATCGCGCCTGCATGGCCACATGGTCTTGGGGCTTGCGGCTGCTGCTGCGCGTCCTGGTGAACGTGAAGATCGAGATCCGGGGACAGGAGAACATTCCCCACGCCGCTGGCCTGGTCGCCGCCAAGCACCAGTCGATGTTCGACGTCTTCAGCCAGTTCTCGATCCTGCCGGACGCCTGCTTCGTCATGAAGAAGGAGCTCTTGATGGTGCCCCTCTTCGGCTGGCACGGGCTGAAGGCTGATATGATCGTGGTCGATCGCGACGGTCACTCCGCCGCGCTCAAGAAGCTGGTTCGCGACGCCGTCGGTCGCATGAAGGAAAGCCGCCAGATCGTGATCTTCCCGGAAGGCACGCGCGGCAAGGTCGGCGAGCCGGGCGACTACAAGCCCGGCATCGCCGCACTGTATCGTGAACTGAACATGCCCGTGACGCCTCTGGCCCTGAACTGCGGCTCGCACTGGAACAAGAGCCTTCTGATCCAGCCCGGCACGATCGTGTTCGAATATCTGCCCGCCATCCCCGCCGGCCTGAAGCGCGGCGAATTCATGCGCGAACTGCAGACCCGAATCGACACGGCGACCAAGGCGCTGGAGGATGCGGGGCTTTAA